In the Labilithrix sp. genome, CGCCGCTTGCACGGCCGCCTCCGCGAGCTTGGTGAGCTCGGCGGCCTTCTTGCCCTCCGCGAGGATCGGCGCGCCCACCGCGACGCCGACGCACGTGGGGCTCGATGCCATCGCCATCCGGCCGAGGTGGCTCATGAACGACTCGCCGACGAAGGCGGCGCCGGACGCGGACGGGTAGGCGAGGCCGACCGGGAGGACCTCCGCGCGCGCGCGGGCGGCGGCGATGAACGCGCCGCCGTGGAAGGGCCGCACCTCGTCGCCCTCGAAGGTGGTGCCTTCGGGGAAGATGGTCACCGTGTCGCCGGCCTCGAGGTGCTTCTGCATCGCGCGCATCACGACCATGCCGCTCCGCGCGTCCGCGCGGTCGACGAAGATCGTCCCGCCGAGCTTCGCGGCCGCGCCGACGACCGGCCACTGCGAGAGATCGGCGCGGCTCA is a window encoding:
- a CDS encoding 1-acyl-sn-glycerol-3-phosphate acyltransferase; its protein translation is MIRDRVRQGLRAGGFAGATATMTAMCAAHVAASPPERREEVIAGWVQRWSSTLLRLFAIRTVVHGAAPPPTKKGERGRLIVANHRSAIDIGVMLSTFGGRMVSRADLSQWPVVGAAAKLGGTIFVDRADARSGMVVMRAMQKHLEAGDTVTIFPEGTTFEGDEVRPFHGGAFIAAARARAEVLPVGLAYPSASGAAFVGESFMSHLGRMAMASSPTCVGVAVGAPILAEGKKAAELTKLAEAAVQAAVHEARAACGP